In one Lysobacter alkalisoli genomic region, the following are encoded:
- a CDS encoding AAA family ATPase, which produces MDKTESFEKPRWLRDLLRFLPLKSQFVLSGNVRDLQASEVAPEVVAAQPFELCLRDALREAGVRHVLMWSPLAGFEVLDRPGEDAAEGRALLRALGLVAGEAGTPAGIDLLGATLQRLVEHPGEPVALVVDFASRLVVRNDSLSEAEHRMFTQALVLSHRARSRPAGPERRPFFNNVFWVVEKEGDLPDWLTVGNPRLRHVPVSRPDQQIRRALVPGLLRGLADAGTLDASRLQQAGQDFVESTEGLLLADLHAIAQLARVEALPVTRIGDAVRRYKVGVTEDPWLRLDRARIRNADAFIHRRVKGQDHAVIHMLDLIKRAVTGVGGSRKGNRPRGVAFLAGPTGVGKTELAKTVTQLLFGDEGAYIRFDMSEFSAEHADQRLLGAPPGYVGYDVGGELTNAIREKPFSVVLFDEIEKAHPRILDKFLQILDDGVLTSGRGDRVYFSESLIVFTSNLGIYRLDETGQRVANVTPDAPFERVQARIRDEIEQHFKLVLNRPEILNRIGENIIVFDFIRPDVGGQIFEQMVEATLADLSAQSLQVALAPQARESLRALCLADLSHGGRGIRNQLEACLINPLARSLFDMDAAAGEAFEIVRLDAGALELARR; this is translated from the coding sequence ATGGACAAAACGGAATCGTTCGAGAAGCCGCGCTGGCTGCGCGACCTGCTGCGCTTCCTGCCGCTCAAGAGCCAGTTCGTGCTGTCGGGCAACGTGCGCGATCTACAAGCGTCGGAAGTCGCGCCGGAGGTGGTGGCAGCGCAGCCGTTCGAGCTGTGCCTGCGTGATGCGCTGCGCGAGGCAGGTGTGCGCCACGTGCTGATGTGGAGCCCGCTGGCCGGTTTCGAGGTGCTGGACCGGCCGGGCGAGGATGCGGCGGAGGGGCGGGCGCTGCTGCGTGCCCTGGGACTGGTGGCGGGCGAGGCGGGCACGCCGGCCGGGATCGATTTGCTGGGCGCGACCTTGCAGCGGCTGGTCGAGCATCCCGGCGAGCCGGTGGCGCTGGTGGTCGACTTCGCCTCGCGGCTGGTGGTGCGCAACGACAGCCTCAGCGAGGCCGAGCACCGTATGTTCACCCAGGCCCTGGTGTTGTCGCACCGCGCCCGCAGCCGTCCGGCGGGGCCGGAGCGCCGGCCGTTCTTCAACAACGTGTTCTGGGTGGTGGAAAAGGAAGGCGACCTGCCCGACTGGCTGACCGTGGGCAATCCCCGGCTCCGTCATGTGCCGGTGTCGCGGCCCGACCAGCAGATCCGTCGCGCGCTGGTGCCCGGTCTGCTGCGCGGTCTTGCCGATGCCGGCACGCTTGATGCCAGCCGGTTGCAGCAGGCGGGGCAGGACTTCGTCGAGAGCACCGAGGGCCTGTTGCTGGCCGACCTGCATGCCATCGCCCAGCTGGCGCGGGTGGAAGCCTTGCCGGTGACCCGCATCGGCGATGCGGTGCGCCGCTACAAGGTCGGCGTGACCGAAGACCCCTGGCTGCGCCTGGACCGCGCGCGCATCCGCAACGCCGATGCCTTCATCCATAGGCGAGTCAAGGGACAGGACCATGCCGTGATCCACATGCTCGACCTGATCAAGCGGGCGGTGACCGGCGTCGGCGGCAGCCGCAAGGGCAACCGGCCGCGCGGCGTCGCCTTCCTCGCCGGGCCGACCGGTGTCGGCAAGACCGAACTGGCCAAGACCGTCACCCAGCTGCTGTTCGGCGACGAGGGCGCCTACATCCGCTTCGACATGTCCGAGTTCAGCGCCGAGCATGCCGACCAACGCCTGCTCGGCGCGCCACCGGGCTATGTCGGTTACGACGTCGGCGGCGAGCTGACCAATGCCATCCGCGAGAAGCCATTCAGCGTGGTGCTGTTCGACGAGATCGAGAAGGCGCACCCGCGCATCCTCGACAAGTTCCTGCAGATCCTCGACGACGGCGTGCTGACCTCGGGACGCGGCGACCGGGTGTACTTCTCCGAAAGCCTGATCGTATTCACTTCCAATCTCGGCATCTACCGTCTGGACGAAACCGGACAGCGGGTCGCCAACGTCACCCCGGACGCACCGTTCGAACGCGTGCAGGCCAGGATACGGGACGAGATCGAACAGCATTTCAAGCTGGTGTTGAACCGGCCCGAGATCCTCAACCGCATCGGCGAGAACATCATCGTCTTCGATTTCATCCGTCCCGACGTGGGCGGGCAGATCTTCGAACAGATGGTCGAGGCCACGCTGGCCGACCTGTCCGCGCAGTCGTTGCAGGTGGCGCTGGCGCCGCAGGCGCGCGAAAGCCTGCGTGCCCTGTGCCTAGCCGATCTGTCTCACGGCGGCCGCGGCATCCGCAACCAGTTGGAGGCCTGCCTGATCAATCCGCTGGCGCGCAGCCTGTTCGACATGGATGCGGCTGCCGGCGAGGCATTCGAGATCGTCCGGCTCGATGCAGGCGCACTGGAACTGGCGCGGCGGTGA
- a CDS encoding 4Fe-4S single cluster domain-containing protein: MTQTVSLSRVHFPVTALGPGRRLGIWFQGCGIRCPGCVSADTWGPGRRRIEVEALLADIVPWLAEADGVTVSGGEPFEQFDALRALLSGIRARSGADILVYSGHEFEQLQPMLAGMPGLVDVLISGPYRQAEPQTLPLRGSDNQRLHRLTALGEQRFAGFDAPRQGAAPTLDVMFDADGSVWMAGIPRPDDLKRLRAVLETAGHHARTSQHNPGAA, translated from the coding sequence GTGACGCAGACGGTTTCGCTTTCGCGCGTGCATTTCCCGGTGACCGCGCTCGGGCCCGGGCGCCGGCTCGGGATCTGGTTCCAGGGCTGCGGCATCCGCTGTCCGGGTTGTGTGTCGGCCGATACATGGGGCCCGGGGCGGCGGCGGATCGAGGTCGAGGCATTGCTCGCGGACATCGTTCCGTGGCTGGCTGAAGCCGATGGCGTGACCGTGTCCGGCGGCGAGCCGTTCGAGCAGTTCGACGCCCTGCGCGCACTGTTGTCCGGCATCCGCGCCCGCAGCGGGGCCGACATCCTGGTCTACAGCGGCCATGAGTTCGAGCAACTGCAACCGATGCTGGCCGGGATGCCCGGCCTGGTCGATGTCCTGATCAGCGGCCCGTACCGGCAGGCGGAGCCGCAGACCTTGCCGCTGCGCGGCAGCGACAACCAGCGACTGCACCGGCTCACCGCACTGGGCGAACAACGCTTCGCCGGCTTCGATGCGCCACGGCAGGGCGCCGCGCCGACGCTCGATGTGATGTTCGATGCCGACGGCAGCGTGTGGATGGCCGGCATCCCGCGTCCGGACGACCTCAAGCGTTTGCGGGCCGTGCTGGAAACGGCCGGGCACCACGCGCGAACCAGTCAGCACAACCCCGGAGCGGCCTGA
- a CDS encoding AAA domain-containing protein — translation MELMRWCPSCESERPLDEHFCAGMTVDAQACGWVLAGEPIHPRGWRPAPVVTEEEAVATPPVPAAEARCENGHPMEPGDLICMACGAGPAADAANDRTDPAQGEGTAAAAAAETVIDGWRLQARMAETAGVRERYYAEHVESGRRAVLTLYHAGAEPDPDVYAAVSRLPRLHVPELIATGRWDDRPYEVMEALPGGTLAGLGIHARDIDAIRHVLRELGRALHVFAEAGLRHRDLRPAAVLVREREPLDLVIGGFGSARLSDFDLDLVAPLETSRYMAPEAVAGGVAAASDWWSLGMLLLEQVTAGECFGDIHPNAWLIHILSHGVPLPDDLPPQLELLFRGLLAHDHHQRWQWREVEAWLAGGSPPAPPLRGQAGDDARGAGIELGGRSHRSARLFALAAGEPQHWEEALEHLRRGALVTWAEQAGLEAQALAALRHLARHEALEDDFRLMLALTWLNPEMPLIRRGRIVSPGWLLDHPEEGWQLLAGEVPDLLARRQPDHWLPRMKARAERLRERARHRGIALDEAQFRILALSTSRARLAAQWQARQSLLPDSPHPGIQSLAERAMLDEEDLVVLLAADIGQFQSADHLLDAAARSARRIGIGGFERERAEQWLQQGRRAIWQAIDQRLQGFASCGIGELDGWAGQYRLQRRLPLADALVLLALPAERWIEPRQQQYIAQLFGFFEKKVVNAALRGPLVRMGISRAGSRIDLTELDTPRRPAATLLDTLLQRGNQALTLDPAVFEETLLWRRLHALERNRSLYQRDTGIDGLYVGFPFLLLRDPRGHVRTRIAPLLLWPARMELPVRERARVRIGFDSGREEVRLNPALEGLLGHDERERWQKVADDLLQRSAVTVADVMDAFGMLAPARERSLSALPPLDVELEPGQQALACAAVLFNATFMGQAIGEELRQLQQCSPGGTGLEILLRLREYEDSGAVPRPGESQRFLTAPSDPSQEAAVLAAGSGPGLVIEGPPGTGKSQTIVNIVADAIGNGRSLLLVCQKHAALEVVHKRLVAEGLGDRVVMLNDVNRDREPVIREVREQALTLLRNPPPFASAGERERLAARIETLEGELDRHHQALHRIDDGCGLSWRQLLGELIELEAEAPPPDFPALRPWLDAFDRGALARLEEQCAPLIRGWLPARFEGSALAQLRAFAADDTTCAGFVQAFEAFERVEDAREQVLADSPASFEIDDPAPHRHWLAQHAAALRGLRDEQRRRLARWLPLFRGEAVGDELIARLQDIVGALEAIDAGPWQPQLSAALGALPGPRFADMHRNAQRAVSPASFLQRLNPARWLGQRRLRRFLRAHGETGNDATTLVRMAAAAGLEAAWRPLRERLAALHRQLQLDPPSADSGPGLLLQAAESLRHLRETREAAHRLSSAPQPSRADAAAGSDRVALARWLDEVEAALRRQAAREASLQTLTVLQPWLQDTLAAQLRDHIRNNTGTALLRGPIHDALPSLAAYQRFRVRAAHLDEDAFALLARLRPLQAQLDAIAPERLEATCRRLLNREARLAWKLAIEQQHPELLLDDEEFSRRIEQLAEADARMRALNRAHLAGLIDLGRFGSVRQWEDISRLRGARARRLREFVEEGAAIGLMQLRPVWLMNPDVASRVLPLQPGLFDIVVYDEASQMPVEYALPTLYRGRTVVVSGDEKQMPPSAFFSSRVEDEEDELDELDELDEDALREAREHSGNLREIKDCPDLLQLARGSLPGTILQVHYRSVYRELIGYSNAAFYRGRLHVPARHPQQTVRAWRPLDWHQVDGVYAQQTNADEARAVVEWLAGLWQRPADARPSVGVVTFNSKQADLIEELIEQRAETDANFAQAWNLERERLQDGEDMAVFVKNVENVQGDERDVIVFSTTFGRDPRGVFRRNFGVLGQAGGERRLNVAVTRARQKMLVMSSMPVADVSDFLATRRPPATPRDYLQGWLAYARMISGGDFAGAKGLLDRLRRGRDEAGADGSRTDDGFHRAVEAYIRSLGHEPVAAGGEDAFALDFAIEDPATGLYAIGIECDSPCHSLLAHARAREIWRPQILGRTIVRRHRVSARHWYHDPAAAQAELTEAIAGALKGDGR, via the coding sequence ATGGAGCTGATGCGCTGGTGCCCGAGTTGCGAAAGCGAGCGTCCGCTCGACGAGCACTTCTGCGCCGGCATGACCGTAGACGCGCAGGCCTGCGGCTGGGTGCTGGCCGGCGAGCCGATCCATCCGCGCGGCTGGCGGCCGGCACCGGTGGTGACCGAAGAGGAGGCGGTTGCCACACCTCCCGTGCCGGCGGCGGAAGCGCGCTGCGAGAACGGCCACCCGATGGAGCCCGGCGACCTGATCTGCATGGCGTGCGGTGCCGGGCCGGCCGCCGATGCTGCGAATGACCGCACCGATCCTGCGCAGGGAGAGGGGACGGCAGCGGCCGCCGCTGCGGAAACGGTGATCGACGGCTGGCGGCTGCAGGCCCGCATGGCCGAAACCGCCGGCGTGCGCGAGCGTTATTACGCCGAGCATGTCGAGAGTGGACGGCGGGCGGTGCTGACCCTCTACCACGCCGGCGCCGAGCCCGATCCTGACGTGTACGCGGCGGTCTCGCGGCTGCCGCGGCTGCACGTGCCCGAGCTGATCGCCACCGGGCGCTGGGACGATCGGCCCTACGAGGTGATGGAGGCGCTGCCGGGCGGCACCCTGGCCGGGCTGGGCATCCATGCCCGCGACATCGACGCGATCCGCCACGTCCTGCGCGAACTGGGCCGGGCCCTGCATGTCTTTGCCGAGGCCGGCCTGCGCCATCGCGACCTGCGCCCGGCGGCGGTGCTGGTCCGCGAGCGCGAACCGCTGGATCTGGTGATTGGCGGCTTTGGTTCTGCGCGGCTGTCGGACTTCGACCTCGACCTGGTCGCGCCGCTGGAAACCAGCCGCTACATGGCGCCGGAGGCGGTGGCCGGCGGCGTTGCTGCGGCCTCGGACTGGTGGAGCCTGGGCATGCTGCTGCTGGAGCAGGTAACCGCGGGCGAATGCTTCGGCGACATCCATCCCAATGCCTGGCTGATCCACATCCTCAGCCATGGCGTGCCGCTGCCCGACGACCTGCCGCCGCAGCTGGAGTTGCTGTTCCGCGGCCTGCTCGCGCACGACCACCATCAACGCTGGCAGTGGCGCGAGGTCGAAGCCTGGCTGGCGGGCGGATCGCCGCCGGCGCCGCCGCTGCGCGGGCAGGCCGGCGATGACGCGCGTGGCGCCGGCATCGAACTGGGTGGACGCAGCCACCGCAGCGCGCGGCTGTTCGCGCTGGCCGCGGGCGAGCCGCAGCACTGGGAGGAGGCGCTGGAACATCTGCGTCGCGGCGCGCTGGTCACTTGGGCCGAGCAGGCCGGGCTGGAGGCGCAGGCGCTGGCCGCCTTGCGGCACCTGGCGCGGCACGAGGCGCTGGAAGACGACTTCCGGCTGATGCTGGCGCTGACCTGGCTCAATCCCGAGATGCCGCTGATCCGGCGCGGCCGGATCGTCAGCCCCGGCTGGCTGCTCGACCACCCCGAGGAAGGCTGGCAACTGCTTGCCGGCGAAGTCCCCGATCTGCTGGCACGGCGCCAGCCCGATCACTGGCTGCCGAGGATGAAGGCGCGCGCCGAGCGCTTGCGCGAGCGTGCCCGCCACCGCGGCATCGCGCTGGACGAAGCGCAGTTTCGCATTCTCGCCCTGTCCACCTCGCGCGCGCGGCTGGCGGCGCAATGGCAGGCACGGCAATCGTTGCTGCCCGACAGCCCGCATCCGGGCATCCAGTCGCTGGCCGAGCGGGCGATGCTGGATGAGGAAGACCTGGTCGTGCTGCTGGCGGCCGACATCGGCCAGTTCCAGTCCGCCGACCACCTGCTCGATGCCGCGGCCCGCAGCGCGCGCCGCATCGGCATCGGCGGGTTCGAGCGCGAACGGGCTGAGCAGTGGCTGCAACAGGGGCGCCGCGCGATCTGGCAGGCGATCGACCAGCGCCTGCAAGGCTTCGCCAGCTGCGGCATCGGCGAACTCGACGGCTGGGCCGGCCAGTACCGGCTGCAGCGAAGGCTGCCGCTGGCCGATGCGCTGGTGCTGCTGGCACTGCCGGCCGAACGCTGGATCGAGCCCAGGCAGCAGCAGTACATCGCGCAACTGTTCGGCTTCTTCGAGAAGAAGGTCGTCAATGCCGCGCTGCGCGGCCCGCTGGTGCGGATGGGGATCAGCCGCGCCGGCAGCCGCATCGACCTGACCGAACTCGACACCCCGCGACGCCCGGCCGCAACCCTGCTCGATACCCTGCTGCAACGCGGCAACCAGGCGCTGACGCTGGACCCGGCGGTGTTCGAGGAGACCTTGCTGTGGCGACGCCTGCACGCGCTGGAGCGCAACCGCAGCCTGTACCAGCGCGACACCGGCATCGACGGCCTCTACGTCGGCTTCCCGTTCCTGCTGCTGCGCGATCCGCGCGGACACGTCCGCACCCGGATCGCGCCGCTGCTGCTGTGGCCGGCGCGGATGGAGCTGCCGGTCCGCGAGCGCGCCCGGGTCCGCATCGGCTTCGACAGCGGACGCGAGGAAGTGCGCCTGAACCCGGCCCTGGAAGGCCTGCTCGGCCACGACGAGCGCGAGCGCTGGCAGAAGGTGGCCGACGACCTGCTGCAACGCTCGGCCGTGACCGTCGCCGACGTGATGGACGCCTTCGGCATGCTGGCGCCCGCGCGCGAGCGCAGCCTGTCGGCCCTGCCGCCGCTGGATGTCGAACTCGAACCCGGCCAGCAGGCCCTGGCCTGCGCGGCGGTGCTGTTCAACGCCACCTTCATGGGCCAGGCGATCGGCGAGGAGCTGCGCCAGTTGCAGCAGTGCTCGCCCGGTGGCACCGGGCTGGAGATCCTGTTGCGCCTGCGCGAGTACGAAGACAGCGGCGCCGTGCCCCGGCCGGGCGAATCGCAGCGGTTCCTGACCGCGCCGAGCGACCCGTCTCAGGAGGCCGCCGTGCTCGCGGCCGGCAGCGGCCCGGGGCTGGTCATCGAAGGTCCGCCCGGCACCGGCAAGAGCCAGACCATCGTCAACATCGTCGCCGACGCCATCGGCAACGGCCGCAGCCTGCTGCTGGTGTGCCAGAAGCATGCCGCGCTCGAGGTGGTGCACAAGCGGCTGGTCGCCGAAGGGCTCGGCGATCGGGTGGTGATGCTCAACGACGTCAACCGCGATCGCGAGCCGGTCATCCGCGAGGTGCGCGAACAGGCCCTGACGCTACTGCGCAACCCGCCGCCGTTCGCATCGGCCGGCGAACGCGAGCGATTGGCGGCGCGGATCGAAACCCTGGAAGGCGAACTCGATCGCCACCACCAGGCCCTGCACCGCATCGACGACGGCTGCGGCCTGAGCTGGCGGCAATTGCTGGGCGAACTGATCGAGCTCGAAGCGGAAGCGCCGCCGCCGGACTTCCCGGCCCTGCGTCCCTGGCTGGACGCCTTCGATCGCGGCGCGCTGGCGCGGCTGGAAGAGCAGTGCGCACCGCTGATCCGCGGCTGGCTGCCGGCCCGCTTCGAGGGCAGTGCGCTGGCGCAGCTGCGTGCGTTCGCCGCCGATGACACGACCTGTGCCGGCTTCGTGCAGGCCTTCGAGGCGTTCGAACGGGTCGAGGACGCGCGCGAGCAGGTGCTGGCCGACAGCCCGGCTTCGTTCGAAATCGACGACCCGGCGCCGCATCGCCACTGGCTGGCGCAACACGCCGCAGCGCTGCGCGGATTGCGCGACGAACAACGCCGGCGACTGGCGCGCTGGCTGCCGCTGTTTCGCGGCGAGGCGGTCGGCGATGAACTGATCGCCCGCCTGCAGGACATCGTCGGCGCGCTGGAGGCGATCGACGCCGGTCCCTGGCAGCCACAGCTATCGGCCGCGCTGGGCGCCTTGCCCGGGCCGCGCTTCGCCGACATGCATCGGAATGCGCAACGGGCGGTATCGCCGGCCTCGTTCCTGCAACGGCTGAATCCGGCACGCTGGCTCGGCCAGCGCCGCCTGCGTCGCTTCCTGCGCGCGCACGGCGAGACCGGCAACGATGCCACGACCCTTGTGCGCATGGCCGCGGCCGCCGGTCTGGAAGCCGCATGGCGGCCGTTGCGCGAGCGACTGGCGGCGCTGCACCGGCAACTCCAGCTGGACCCACCGTCCGCCGACAGCGGCCCCGGCCTGCTGCTGCAGGCGGCGGAATCGCTGCGCCACCTGCGCGAAACCCGCGAGGCCGCGCACCGGCTGTCCAGCGCACCGCAGCCGTCGCGGGCCGATGCCGCGGCCGGCAGCGACCGTGTCGCACTGGCGCGCTGGCTGGACGAGGTCGAGGCCGCCCTGCGCCGGCAGGCCGCTCGCGAAGCCAGCCTGCAGACACTGACCGTCCTGCAACCGTGGCTGCAGGACACGCTGGCCGCGCAACTGCGCGATCACATCCGTAACAACACCGGGACCGCCCTGCTGCGCGGCCCCATCCACGACGCATTGCCGAGCCTGGCCGCCTACCAGAGGTTCCGTGTCCGCGCCGCACATCTGGACGAAGATGCATTTGCCCTGCTGGCACGGTTGCGGCCCTTGCAGGCGCAACTGGATGCGATCGCGCCGGAGCGACTGGAGGCGACCTGCCGCCGTCTGCTCAACCGCGAGGCGCGGCTGGCGTGGAAGCTGGCGATCGAACAGCAACACCCCGAATTGTTGCTCGATGACGAGGAGTTCTCCCGCCGCATCGAGCAACTGGCCGAAGCCGACGCGCGCATGCGCGCGCTCAACCGCGCGCATCTGGCCGGCCTGATCGATCTTGGCCGGTTCGGCTCGGTTCGCCAATGGGAGGACATTTCCCGCCTGCGCGGCGCTCGCGCCCGGCGCCTGCGCGAGTTCGTCGAGGAAGGCGCGGCAATCGGCCTGATGCAGCTGCGGCCGGTCTGGCTGATGAATCCCGACGTCGCCAGCCGGGTGCTGCCGTTGCAGCCGGGCCTGTTCGACATCGTCGTCTACGACGAAGCCTCGCAGATGCCGGTCGAGTACGCCCTGCCCACGCTCTATCGCGGCCGCACCGTGGTGGTCAGCGGCGACGAAAAGCAGATGCCACCCAGCGCATTCTTTTCCAGCCGGGTCGAGGACGAGGAGGACGAACTCGACGAGCTGGACGAACTCGACGAGGACGCCTTGCGCGAGGCGCGCGAACACAGCGGCAACCTGCGCGAGATCAAGGACTGCCCCGACCTGTTGCAGCTCGCCCGCGGCAGCCTGCCGGGCACGATCCTGCAGGTCCACTACCGTTCCGTCTATCGCGAACTGATCGGCTACTCCAACGCCGCCTTCTACCGTGGCCGCCTGCACGTGCCGGCGCGCCATCCGCAGCAGACCGTACGTGCGTGGCGGCCGCTGGATTGGCACCAGGTCGATGGCGTGTATGCGCAGCAGACCAATGCCGACGAGGCGCGTGCGGTGGTCGAATGGCTGGCCGGACTGTGGCAGCGCCCGGCCGACGCGCGCCCCTCGGTCGGTGTGGTGACCTTCAACAGCAAGCAGGCCGACCTGATCGAGGAGCTGATCGAGCAGCGCGCCGAGACCGATGCCAACTTCGCCCAGGCCTGGAACCTGGAGCGCGAACGCCTGCAGGACGGCGAGGACATGGCCGTGTTCGTCAAGAACGTGGAAAACGTCCAGGGCGACGAGCGCGACGTGATCGTGTTCTCAACCACCTTCGGCCGCGATCCGCGCGGTGTGTTCCGGCGCAACTTCGGCGTGCTCGGCCAGGCTGGTGGCGAGCGGCGCCTGAACGTGGCGGTGACCCGTGCACGGCAGAAGATGCTGGTGATGAGCTCGATGCCGGTCGCGGACGTATCCGACTTCCTCGCCACCCGGCGCCCGCCGGCCACGCCGCGCGACTATCTGCAGGGCTGGCTGGCCTATGCGCGGATGATCAGCGGCGGCGATTTCGCCGGCGCGAAGGGCCTGCTCGACCGCCTGCGCCGCGGCCGCGACGAGGCCGGAGCGGACGGGTCGCGTACCGATGACGGTTTCCATCGCGCGGTCGAGGCGTACATCCGTTCGCTGGGGCATGAGCCGGTGGCGGCAGGGGGTGAGGATGCGTTCGCGCTCGACTTCGCCATCGAAGACCCGGCGACCGGGCTGTACGCGATCGGCATCGAGTGCGACAGTCCATGTCATTCGCTGCTCGCGCACGCGCGGGCGCGCGAGATCTGGCGCCCGCAGATACTGGGCCGGACCATCGTCCGGCGTCATCGTGTCTCGGCCCGGCACTGGTACCACGATCCGGCGGCGGCACAGGCCGAGCTTACCGAGGCGATCGCGGGCGCATTGAAAGGAGATGGACGATGA
- a CDS encoding phosphoenolpyruvate carboxylase has translation MKSSAIFVAGVPPKAVGIEDARLQALVATVNGISAGIQNTG, from the coding sequence TTGAAGAGCAGCGCCATCTTCGTTGCGGGAGTGCCGCCGAAGGCAGTCGGGATCGAAGATGCCCGTCTGCAGGCGCTGGTGGCGACGGTGAACGGGATCTCGGCGGGGATCCAGAACACCGGCTGA
- a CDS encoding S41 family peptidase yields MRPFTPILACLIAFLPLLHGHAAPPADPRQYTDGVARVIEAHYFDAERGRLIADELRDEARRGEFDAFRDRHELATALTARLKPLDRHFSVSWRPPTEGTPAPRQGAGARPSPEACDRKRNHGIRRVEVLPGKVGYLDLRQFAHFEYDCPGQPARDAIDAALALLADVDALIIDLRANGGGSPAMVGYLASAFVPPDADIYNTFISRSGTSSEAPREPHARPRLELPLYLLVSARTGSAAESFAYTLKNAGRAVVVGEATAGAANPGDEFDAGDGFHVFVSTGSPVSPVTGGNWETEGVQPDVDGPPADALRMAHARALESVLETGLPEATGARWALEALQAESAAPAPASLADYTGRYGVIEIEARESGLLLRNGRRPPMPLRPLGGDLFTSADDPGFRIRFERDPDEQVIALETLRPDGGIGRFRRDE; encoded by the coding sequence ATGCGTCCATTCACCCCGATCCTTGCCTGCCTGATTGCTTTTCTTCCCTTGCTTCACGGCCATGCCGCCCCGCCGGCCGACCCGCGCCAGTACACGGACGGCGTGGCGCGGGTCATCGAGGCGCATTATTTCGATGCCGAGCGCGGTCGCCTCATCGCCGACGAGCTGCGCGACGAGGCTCGCCGTGGCGAGTTCGATGCTTTTCGGGATCGTCACGAACTGGCCACCGCGCTGACTGCCCGCCTGAAACCGCTCGACCGCCACTTTTCCGTCAGCTGGCGGCCGCCGACTGAGGGGACGCCTGCGCCACGCCAGGGCGCCGGTGCGCGGCCATCGCCCGAGGCTTGCGATCGCAAGCGGAACCACGGCATCCGCCGGGTCGAGGTGCTGCCGGGGAAGGTGGGCTATCTCGATCTTCGGCAGTTCGCGCACTTCGAATACGATTGTCCCGGGCAGCCGGCCAGGGATGCGATCGATGCCGCACTGGCGCTGTTGGCGGACGTCGATGCGCTGATCATCGACCTGCGTGCCAACGGCGGCGGCTCCCCGGCGATGGTCGGCTACCTGGCGAGTGCTTTCGTTCCACCGGATGCGGACATCTACAACACGTTCATCAGCCGCTCCGGCACGTCCAGCGAAGCGCCGCGCGAGCCCCATGCCCGGCCACGGCTCGAGCTGCCCCTGTATCTGCTGGTCAGCGCCCGCACCGGGTCGGCCGCCGAATCCTTCGCCTACACCCTCAAGAACGCCGGCCGGGCCGTGGTCGTCGGCGAAGCCACTGCGGGTGCGGCCAACCCGGGCGACGAGTTCGACGCCGGCGACGGTTTCCACGTGTTCGTCTCGACCGGTTCACCGGTGAGCCCGGTCACCGGCGGCAACTGGGAGACCGAAGGCGTGCAGCCCGATGTGGACGGGCCGCCTGCCGACGCGTTGCGCATGGCCCATGCGCGGGCGCTGGAATCGGTGCTGGAAACCGGCCTGCCCGAGGCGACCGGGGCCCGCTGGGCACTGGAGGCATTGCAGGCCGAATCGGCTGCGCCCGCGCCGGCCTCGCTGGCGGATTACACCGGTCGCTACGGTGTAATCGAGATCGAGGCCCGGGAGAGCGGCCTGCTGCTGCGCAACGGCCGCCGCCCGCCGATGCCGCTGCGCCCGCTCGGCGGCGACCTGTTCACGTCGGCCGACGATCCGGGCTTCCGCATCCGTTTCGAACGCGACCCGGACGAGCAGGTGATCGCACTGGAAACACTGAGGCCCGACGGCGGCATTGGCCGTTTCCGTCGCGACGAGTGA